One part of the Solanum dulcamara chromosome 8, daSolDulc1.2, whole genome shotgun sequence genome encodes these proteins:
- the LOC129899948 gene encoding uncharacterized protein LOC129899948, with product MTHTATPNMQYVPQVYVAEAQPFVTPMPTMSEVDPYKEMERKDRSKTDQSVAREIRNLKEAFKSIQVHKGCEGLEYEDLCVHLDVELPVGYKVPKFDVFDGKGNPRAHLRSYCHKLVGVGKDEAIRIKLFIRSLTREALDLYTSQDPKKWCSWSIMAYEFMDRFKFNTEAIPDRFYLMKLEKKSIESFRKYAMRWRADAAKVQPPMMESEMTTLFIQSQKDATYYEKMISVVGKKFFQVIRMREFIEEGIKTGRITNLTALQATSRAIQSDSIGGAFKKKKDGVSAVMTIQERRPNQMLTYQNPLPQPLYYSQYTQVPQPYYQPSAAPYPVYTTQPIYYPPRAPTYPNLSQYQPSYPPQFHYQSQNCPSNPPRPRPNFERRPVKTYTPLAEPLSQLYKRLRTTMILQPIQERIPNPLRGWYDGTKHCAYHSRIAGHDTENCFTLKDKIEALIKEGVIQLKGVAPNVNKNPLPNHGSVNMITIDEECNLEGIIVPVKEHKNVMTSAFIAPIIIIQARAPFEVEVLVPKPKITALIVQSTLFDTKAVPWSYSTDTRDRGKGRLVVEVAAARMTRSGRCYAPEDVVRAGSNKESNQKRVMKEAEIEDFWRKMPTKEYSVVEQLKKTPAQISLMSLLMSSETHRSALVKVLSEAYVPAEITSENLSAMVGQVLEANKVCFHEEELPSEGLGHNKELNITVRYRDKFISRVLIDNGLAVNICPFITLRALGIDIGKIHESHVKVRGFDGTKRGVISKIDLPLQIGPEEFVVEFQVLDISASYNLLLGRPWIHMAGAVPSTLHQNLKFVWNHHEIIVHGEGSNSMYLGNSIPVVESIEELDGFVFHTKEIMCVHQTERVKLPHVLMMVAWEMLKNGFIPSRGLGVNLDGIVEPIQLPGQKYTFGLGYEPTPEEVSLADLKRKSDIPLPHPIPHLNQSFSKAYIIKESEKAVEDTLMEGLKNLFIKEVECNMILEDCTEISTIWDVEPGDALNNWTCNPSPFPRESW from the coding sequence ATGACACATACTGCAACTCCTAACATGCAATATGTGCCGCAAGTATATGTAGCGGAAGCTCAACCTTTTGTTACTCCAATGCCAACCATGTCAGAAGTCGATCCATATAAAGAGATGGAGAGAAAGGACAGATCAAAAACAGATCAAAGTGTAGCTAGGGAGATTCGTAATTTGAAAGAAGCATTCAAAAGTATCCAAGTTCACAAAGGATGTGAAGGGCTTGAGTATGAGGATTTATGTGTTCATCTCGATGTTGAGTTGCCTGTAGGATATAAGGTACCAAAATTTGATGTGTTTGATGGGAAGGGAAATCCTCGAGCCCATTTAAGATCATATTGTCACAAGCTAGTCGGAGTGGGGAAAGATGAGGCTATTAGGATAAAGTTATTTATAAGGAGTTTAACAAGAGAAGCCCTGGACTTGTACACAAGTCAGGATCCAAAGAAATGGTGTAGCTGGAGTATCATGGCATATGAGTTCATGGATAGGTTTAAGTTCAACACTGAGGCTATACCAGATAGGTTCTATTTgatgaaattagaaaaaaagtcGATAGAGTCTTTCAGGAAATATGCCATGAGGTGGAGAGCAGACGCTGCAAAAGTTCAACCTCCGATGATGGAAAGCGAAATGACCACTCTTTTCATACAATCTCAAAAGGATGCTACATATTATGAAAAGATGATAAGCGTGGTAGGAAAAAAGTTCTTCCAAGTTATAAGGATGAGAGAATTCATTGAAGAAGGTATTAAAACTGGGAGAATCACTAATTTGACAGCCTTGCAAGCAACAAGTAGGGCGATTCAGTCAGATTCAATTGGAGGAGCCTTTAAGAAAAAGAAGGACGGAGTGTCCGCTGTCATGACTATCCAGGAACGTAGGCCAAACCAAATGTTAACATACCAAAACCCCTTACCCCAACCTTTATACTATAGTCAGTATACCCAAGTTCCTCAACCGTATTACCAGCCTTCTGCCGCCCCTTACCCAGTTTACACCACTCAACCAATATATTATCCACCCAGAGCACCTACTTATCCAAATCTCTCACAATACCAACCTTCATACCCGCCTCAATTCCACTATCAATCACAAAATTGCCCATCAAATCCACCCAGACCTCGCCCAAATTTTGAAAGAAGACCAGTCAAAACCTATACACCTTTAGCCGAACCTTTATCCCAACTATATAAAAGATTGAGAACCACAATGATACTCCAACCCATCCAAGAACGAATTCCCAATCCCCTTCGAGGATGGTACGATGGAACTAAGCATTGTGCTTATCACTCTAGAATTGCTGGACACGACACCGAAAATTGTTTTACTCTTAAAGATAAGATTGAGGCGTTGATCAAAGAAGGAGtcattcaactcaaaggtgttgccCCTAATGTAAATAAAAATCCTTTGCCAAACCATGGGAGTGTGAATATGATCACCATTGATGAAGAATGTAATTTGGAAGGGATCATTGTGCCAGTCAAAGAACATAAAAATGTCATGACATCAGCCTTTATTGCTCCCATTATCATAATCCAAGCGCGAGCGCCATTTGAAGTGGAAGTTCTGGTTCCTAAACCTAAGATTACGGCTTTGATTGTTCAATCAACTCTTTTTGACACTAAAGCGGTTCCCTGGAGTTACTCAACTGACACAAGGGACAGAGGGAAAGGAAGGTTAGTTGTAGAAGTTGCTGCTGCCAGAATGACAAGATCTGGGCGATGTTATGCCCCTGAAGATGTTGTACGAGCCGGATCAAATAAGGAGAGTAACCAAAAGAGGGTTATGAAAGAAGCTGAAATAGAGGATTTTTGGAGGAAAATGCCAACAAAAGAATATTCTGTTGTTGAACAGTTGAAGAAGACTCCTGCCCAAATTTCCTTGATGTCATTATTGATGAGTTCTGAAACTCATAGGAGCGCTTTGGTGAAAGTTCTAAGTGAAGCTTATGTTCCGGCCGAGATCACAAGTGAGAATCTTTCAGCCATGGTAGGGCAAGTTTTGGAAGCAAACAAAGTCTGTTTTCATGAAGAGGAATTACCATCTGAAGGTTTGGGACATAACAAAGAGTTGAACATAACTGTTAGGTACAGGGACAAGTTTATTTctagagttttgattgataatgGTTTAGCTGTCAATATCTGTCCTTTCATTACCCTTCGAGCTTTGGGAATTGATATCgggaaaattcatgaaagtCATGTAAAGGTTAGAGGTTTTGATGGGACAAAAAGGGGAGTCATTAGCAAAATTGATTTGCCACTGCAAATTGGACCCGAGGAGTTCGTGGTAGAATTCCAAGTATTGGACATATCTGCTAGTTACAATTTATTGCTTGGGAGGCCTTGGATCCATATGGCTGGTGCGGTCCCTTCTACCCTGcaccaaaatttaaaatttgtttggAACCACCATGAGATTATTGTTCATGGAGaaggtagtaattccatgtATCTTGGTAATTCAATCCCCGTTGTTGAAAGTATAGAAGAACTGGATGGGTTTGTGTTCCATACTAAAGAGATTATGTGTGTCCATCAAACCGAAAGGGTAAAGTTGCCACATGTGCTTATGATGGTGGCTTGGGAAATGTTGAAGAATGGTTTCATACCTAGTCGAGGTCTTGGAGTGAACTTGGATGGAATAGTGGAACCAATTCAATTGCCGGGCCAGAAATACACCTTTGGTTTAGGATATGAGCCTACTCCTGAAGAAGTCTCATTGGCCGATCTCAAAAGGAAAAGTGACATTCCATTGCCCCATCCCATCCCGCACTTGAATCAGTCATTTTCCAAGGCATATATTATAAAGGAATCAGAGAAAGCCGTTGAAGACACCCTCATGGAAGGACTCAAAAACTTATTTATTAAAGAAGTGGAATGCAACATGATCTTGGAGGATTGTACCGAGATTTCGACCATATGGGATGTGGAGCCTGGAGATGCTTTGAACAATTGGACTTGTAACCCGTCCCCGTTTCCTCGGGAATCTTGGTAG
- the LOC129899950 gene encoding uncharacterized protein LOC129899950 produces MIDNYKHWHENLPFALLSYRTMIRTSTGATPYLLVYGTEAVLPMEVEIPSLRIIQEAELSDAKWIQSRYEQLMLIDENIMNAVCHGQLYQHRMAKSFNKKVRLRQFKPGQLVLKRIFPHQEEAKGKFAPNWHGPYVVYKVLTRGALILEEMDRKIWPKAINSDAIKKYYV; encoded by the coding sequence ATGATTGATAATTATAAGCATTGGCACGAAAATTTGCCATTTGCCCTCCTCAGCTATCGCACCATGATTAGGACTTCGACTGGGGCAACACCTTATCTTTTGGTTTATGGAACAGAAGCAGTATTACCAATGGAAGTTGAGATACCATCCTTGAGGATAATCCAAGAAGCTGAGTTGAGTGATGCCAAATGGATACAAAGTCGATATGAACAGTTGATGCTTATTGATGAAAATATAATGAATGCAGTTTGTCACGGACAACTTTATCAACATAGGATGGCCAAATCTttcaataagaaggtgagactTAGACAGTTTAAACCGGGACAATTGGTGTTAAAACGGATATTCCCGCACCAAGAAGAAGCTAAGGGGAAGTTTGCGCCTAATTGGCATGGGCCTTATGTGGTTTACAAAGTGTTGACTAGGGGAGCATTGATTCTAGAAGAAATGGACAGAAAGATATGGCCGAAAGCCATCAATTCAGATGCGATTAAGAAATACTATGTCTAG